The Myxococcus virescens DNA segment CGCCAGGGGTGGATGCTCGCAACTTCGTGCTCTGCCCAGGGCTGGCCTATGACCGCTCGCCATGTGGCACCGGGACGAGCGCGAAGGTCGCGTGTCTGGCCGCCGAGGGTGTGCTCGCGGAAGGCGCGACGTGGGTGCAGGAGAGCATCCTCGGCAGTCGCTTCGAGGCGCGCTACGTCCGTGACGGTGCGCGCATCCTGCCCACCATCACCGGCACCGCGTCCGTCAACGCGGAGGCCACGCTGCTGGTGGACCCGACGGACCCCTTTGCCTGGGGCATCGGATGAGCGCCTTCGACTGCGTCATCGTCGGCGGTGGCATCGTCGGCGCGGCGCTCGCGGATGTGCTCAGTGCTGACGGCGTGTCGGTGGCGCTCGTCGAGGCGCGGTCCATCGGTGCGGGGACGACGGCGTGCGGCATGGGCCACCTGGTGGCCATGGATGACAACGCGGCGGAGCTCGCGCTGACGTCGTGGTCCGTGTCGCTGTGGCGCGAGCTCGCGGATGGACTGCCTCGCGCGGTGGAGTACGACGCGTGTGGCACCCTCTGGCTCGCCGCCGACGAAGAGGAGATGGCCGCTGTCTCCGCGAAGGTGGCCAACTACCGCGCCGCGGGCATCCGTGCCGAGGTGCTCGACAGCGCGGCGCTCCATGAGGCCGAGCCCGCGCTTGCTCCGGGACTCGTGGGAGCGCTGCGTGTCGTGGATGATGCCGTGCTGTATCCGCCGCTCGCCGCGCGGACCTTCGCGCTGCGTGCCCAGGCTCGGGGTGCGCGGCTGATGACGGGGAGTCCGGTTCGGGAGCTGCGCCCGGGAAGCGTCGTGCTCTCCCATGGGGAGGTGCTGACGGCACGGCACATCGTGCTCGCGGCCGGCGTGGCCAGTCCCGCGCTCTGCCCTGGGCTGCCCATCTCTCCGCGCAAGGGACACCTGCTCATCACCCGGCGCGGGGCGCCCGTGGTGCATCACCAACTGGTGGAGCTGGGCTACCTCAAGAGCGCGCACGGCACGGACGGCGCTTCCGTGGCGTTCAATGCCCAGCCGCGTGTCACGGGGCAGCTCCTGCTGGGCTCGTCGCGCCAGCCGGGCGATGCGACGCGCGAGGTGGACGCGGCGCTCCTGGACCGCATGCTGAAGCGCGCGGCCCTGTTCCTTCCGGGGCTCGATGGCTTGCAGGCACTGCGCGTCTGGACGGGCCTGCGTCCGGCGACACCCGATGGTCTTCCCTTGCTGGGGCCTCATCCGGAGAAGCCGTGGCTCTGGCTGGCTTGTGGCCATGAGGGGCTCGGCATCACCACCGCCACGGGCAGCGCGCGTCTGGTAGCGGACCAGCTGCTCGGGCGCACCAGCGCCATCGATGCGCGTCCGTATTCACCCGCGCGATTCCTGACGGTGTCCTCTCGGGAGGTCGCTCATGCATGAGCCCGCGTCGAAGGCCACCCCGCGCGTCACCCTGCGCATCAACGGACGTGCGGTCACGGTGCCAGTGGGAACGTCGGTCGCGGCTGCGCTGGCGATGACGGACCGCTTCGTCAGTCGCGCCGACTTGAGCGGGCGCCCCCGCGGGCCCCTCTGCGGAATGGGTGTCTGCTTCGAGTGCCGAGCCACCATCGATGGTGTGCCCGAGGTCCTCATGTGTCTGACGCCGTGCCGTGAGAACCAGGAGGTGGTGACCGATGCGTGAGGCCTGTGACCTCGTGGTCGTCGGCGCCGGACCTGGCGGACTCGCCGCCGCTTGCCGTGCGGCCGAGGCGGGGCTGGATGTGCTCGTCCTCGACGCCCAGCCCGAGCCCGGGGGGCAGGTCTGGAGAGGCGAGGCCCGAAAGGGCGCGAATCGCCTCGCGCGCCGGTGGCTCACCCGCTTCGCCGCGTCGGGCGCTCGCTTTCGTCCAGGCGCTCGCGTCGTCGCCGCGCCCGAGCCGGGAGTGCTCCTGGTCGAAGAGGGCGCCTCCTCGTTCGCGGTGCGCTACGGCCGCGCGGTGCTCGCCACCGGCGCACGCGAGCGCTTCCTCCCGTTCCCCGGTTGGACACTGCCGGGCGTGCTGGGCGTCAGCGGCCTCCAGGTGCTCGTCAAGGATGGCCTCCCCATTCGCGGCAAGCGCGTGGTGCTCGCCGGCACGGGCCCACTGTTGCTCGCCGCCGCCGCGACGATTCACGCCCACGGTGGCGAGGTCCTCTACATCGCCGAGCAGGCCGCCGCCGCGAGCCACTGGGGCTTCGCCCTCCAGCTCTGGCGACACCCCGCCAAGCTGCTCCAAGGCGCCTTGATGTCCGCGGCGCTCATCCGCGTGCCTACGTCCACGGACGCCTGGGTCATCGCCGCCGAAGGCGAGGGCCGGGTGGAGTCGGTCCGCCTGTCCGTGCGCGGTCGCGAGGAACAGCTGCGGTGCGACTACCTGGGCGCGGCCTACGGGCTCGTGCCCAATCTGGAAGTGGCCCGGCTGCTGGGCTGTGAGACCTCTGCCGGCGCGGTGGTCGTGAACGAGCGCCTGGAGACGCGAGTCTCCAAGGTCCACGCCGTGGGCGAACTGCTCGGCATCGGCGGCGTGGACCAGGCGCTCGTCACCGGAGAGCTGGCTGGACTCGTCGCCGCGGAGCACCCCATCCCCGTCGAGCTGGAGCGCACCTGGCATCGCGTCCGCGCGTTCGCCGCCCAGCTCGCGCGGCATGACGCGCCACGCGCGGAGCTGCGACGGCTGGCCACGCCCGACACGCTGCTGTGCCGCTGCGAGGACGTGCCCCTGTCCGCGCTGGAGGGCTGTCAGAACCTGCGCGAGGCCCGGCTGTACGCCCGGCTGGGCATGGGCGCCTGTCAGGGCCGCACCTGCGGCATGGCGGCGCAAACCCTCTTCGGCTGGCCGGGAGAGGACGTGCGCCCACCCTGTCTTCCCGCGCGCATCGGCAGCCTGCGCCTTCCCCCGGACGTTTCCTCTACCCACACGAGAGAGTCATGAACCTCTGGACTGGTGTCCTCCCCGCCATCACCACCCCATTCAACACGGACCTGTCCGTCGACCACGGCACGGTGCGCTCACACGTGCGCTGGCTGGTGTCGCAGGGCTGCACCGGCATCATCCCCTGCGGCTCACTGGGCGAGGGCGCGACGCTGAGCCTGGAGGAGAAGGCCGCGGTGATGCGCACGTGCGTGGACGCGGCGAAGGTGCCCGTCATCCCGGGCATCGCCGCCCTGTCCACGGAGGAGGCCGTGCGGCTGGCTCGCGCCGCGGAGGAGGCGGGCTGCGCCGGACTGATGGTGTTGCCCCCCTATGTCTATTCCAGCGACTGGCGCGAGATGAAGGCCCACATCTCCGCCGTCCTGCGCGCCACGAAGCTGCCGTGCCTGCTCTACAACAACCCCGTCGCCTACAAGACGGACTTCACCCCCGCCCAACTCGCGGAGCTGGCCGCCGAGCATGACAACGCGGTCGCCGTGAAGGAGTCCTCCACCGACGCCCGTCGCGTCACCGCCATTCGCGCCCTCCTGGGAGACCGGCTGGCCGTGGGCGTGGGCGTGGACGACTGCCTCGTCGAGGGCGTGGACGCGGGCGCGCGCTTCTGGGTGGCGGGGCTGGTCAATGCGTTCCCCGCCGAGTCCGTGCGACTGTTCGAGCTGGCCCTCGCTGGAAAGAAGCAGGCCGCTTTCGAGCTGTACCGCTGGTTCCTGCCGCTCTTGCGCCTAGACACCGTCACCAAGTTCATCCAGCTCATCAAGCTGGTCCAGCAGGAAGTCGGCTGGGGCCACGAGCGGGTGCGCGGGCCTCGGCTGGAGCTGGCGGGTGCCGAGCGCGAGGAGTGCCTGCGCGTGCTGCGCGAGGCCCTGGCGAACCGGCCCGCGTTGTAGTGCCCCGTCGCGAAGTGTCCTGTATCGAAGCTGGAGGGGCGATGGGCCCCTCCCGGAGTGAGGTCGCCGCATGAGCTGGATGGGACTGTCCTTGATTGGCGCCGAACGCGGCGAGCCCGGTGGGCCGACGTTCACCGGCTGGAATCCCGCGGAGGGCGTGGCGCTCGAGCCTCGCTTCCACGGCGCGCGGCCCCAGGAGGTGGAGCGGGCCTGCGTGCTCGCGGAGCAGGCCGCCCCCACGCTCGCGGCGCTGCCCTCGCGTCAGCGCGCCGTGTTCCTGGAGCACATCGCCGAGGCGCTCCTCGCGGCGGAGGCGGACTTCCTCGCCGTGACGCCCAA contains these protein-coding regions:
- a CDS encoding (2Fe-2S)-binding protein; translation: MHEPASKATPRVTLRINGRAVTVPVGTSVAAALAMTDRFVSRADLSGRPRGPLCGMGVCFECRATIDGVPEVLMCLTPCRENQEVVTDA
- a CDS encoding NAD(P)/FAD-dependent oxidoreductase, which encodes MSAFDCVIVGGGIVGAALADVLSADGVSVALVEARSIGAGTTACGMGHLVAMDDNAAELALTSWSVSLWRELADGLPRAVEYDACGTLWLAADEEEMAAVSAKVANYRAAGIRAEVLDSAALHEAEPALAPGLVGALRVVDDAVLYPPLAARTFALRAQARGARLMTGSPVRELRPGSVVLSHGEVLTARHIVLAAGVASPALCPGLPISPRKGHLLITRRGAPVVHHQLVELGYLKSAHGTDGASVAFNAQPRVTGQLLLGSSRQPGDATREVDAALLDRMLKRAALFLPGLDGLQALRVWTGLRPATPDGLPLLGPHPEKPWLWLACGHEGLGITTATGSARLVADQLLGRTSAIDARPYSPARFLTVSSREVAHA
- a CDS encoding dihydrodipicolinate synthase family protein, translated to MNLWTGVLPAITTPFNTDLSVDHGTVRSHVRWLVSQGCTGIIPCGSLGEGATLSLEEKAAVMRTCVDAAKVPVIPGIAALSTEEAVRLARAAEEAGCAGLMVLPPYVYSSDWREMKAHISAVLRATKLPCLLYNNPVAYKTDFTPAQLAELAAEHDNAVAVKESSTDARRVTAIRALLGDRLAVGVGVDDCLVEGVDAGARFWVAGLVNAFPAESVRLFELALAGKKQAAFELYRWFLPLLRLDTVTKFIQLIKLVQQEVGWGHERVRGPRLELAGAEREECLRVLREALANRPAL
- a CDS encoding NAD(P)/FAD-dependent oxidoreductase, whose product is MREACDLVVVGAGPGGLAAACRAAEAGLDVLVLDAQPEPGGQVWRGEARKGANRLARRWLTRFAASGARFRPGARVVAAPEPGVLLVEEGASSFAVRYGRAVLATGARERFLPFPGWTLPGVLGVSGLQVLVKDGLPIRGKRVVLAGTGPLLLAAAATIHAHGGEVLYIAEQAAAASHWGFALQLWRHPAKLLQGALMSAALIRVPTSTDAWVIAAEGEGRVESVRLSVRGREEQLRCDYLGAAYGLVPNLEVARLLGCETSAGAVVVNERLETRVSKVHAVGELLGIGGVDQALVTGELAGLVAAEHPIPVELERTWHRVRAFAAQLARHDAPRAELRRLATPDTLLCRCEDVPLSALEGCQNLREARLYARLGMGACQGRTCGMAAQTLFGWPGEDVRPPCLPARIGSLRLPPDVSSTHTRES